A part of Paenibacillus sp. IHBB 10380 genomic DNA contains:
- a CDS encoding helix-turn-helix transcriptional regulator yields MKVDRLISIIMVLLERRKISAKSLSEMFEVSLRTIYRDIDAINMAGIPIVSTPGVHGGIHIMEEYKVDKKFFTTSDISTLLMGLGSISSMLTSEEMVHTLAKVKSLIPAEQASDIEFKSNQIAIDIKPWMGNENQQLFLDVIKISLQKQNLLSFLYSDRKGNISSRKIEPYKLVLKENHWYVQGFCLEKQDFRLFKLSRISNLIMLDEIFIPRKLPTTISEFTDVMTKKQTEIKLLIHESILDWVQHYCSSEHIIPYGDNQFIVHFPFIVDDFGYSLLFSFGDKCECLEPLEVRTEMIRRVRNMKKLYERRVT; encoded by the coding sequence ATGAAAGTAGACCGACTGATCTCGATTATTATGGTTTTATTAGAGCGTAGAAAAATTAGCGCAAAATCCCTCTCCGAAATGTTCGAGGTTTCACTCAGGACAATTTATAGAGATATTGATGCCATCAATATGGCGGGCATTCCTATTGTATCCACTCCCGGCGTTCATGGCGGAATTCATATCATGGAAGAATACAAGGTAGACAAGAAATTTTTTACTACTTCCGACATTTCTACGCTTTTGATGGGACTTGGAAGCATTTCATCTATGCTAACGAGCGAAGAAATGGTCCATACGCTTGCCAAAGTAAAAAGCCTCATACCAGCCGAACAAGCAAGTGATATAGAGTTTAAATCCAATCAAATTGCCATTGACATAAAACCTTGGATGGGAAATGAAAATCAACAGTTATTTTTAGACGTAATTAAAATCTCGTTACAGAAACAAAACCTATTATCTTTTTTATATTCTGACCGAAAAGGAAACATCAGCAGCCGAAAAATTGAGCCTTATAAACTCGTACTAAAAGAAAACCATTGGTATGTTCAAGGATTTTGCCTTGAAAAACAAGACTTTCGCCTGTTCAAGCTATCTAGAATTTCAAATCTGATAATGCTGGATGAAATATTCATACCGAGAAAACTGCCTACAACGATTTCTGAATTTACAGATGTAATGACAAAGAAACAGACTGAAATCAAATTACTTATTCATGAATCCATCTTAGATTGGGTGCAGCATTATTGTAGCAGTGAACACATAATCCCATATGGGGATAATCAATTTATTGTCCACTTTCCATTTATAGTGGATGATTTTGGATACAGTCTTTTATTTAGTTTCGGTGATAAGTGTGAGTGTTTAGAACCTCTGGAAGTAAGGACTGAAATGATTCGCAGGGTTAGAAATATGAAAAAGCTATATGAACGGCGTGTAACATAA
- a CDS encoding MerR family transcriptional regulator — protein MFKISEFSRLSKVSLKTLRYYDQIGILKPRKVDHDTGYRYYSADQLLELNRIFIYKELGFTLPQIIQLLREDITLEHIQGMFKLKKSEIQHIIDMEQAKIARIEERMQLIEREGQVETGQEIRIKAEGAQPFLSLKARGREEDIPDLFRTFNQLLTKETRQLAQSPQVVLWNEIDEQEDEFEFEVGYFLTRELPLSPDTFQLRTLPPEPMMATMAFHSDSTFACTACADLAKWIEKNNYQIKENEPGREIYLPLSTKQDAQFIEIQIPIINR, from the coding sequence TTGTTTAAAATCAGTGAGTTTTCCAGGTTAAGCAAGGTCTCCTTAAAAACATTGCGCTATTATGACCAGATTGGCATATTAAAGCCGAGAAAGGTGGATCACGACACCGGCTACCGTTACTATTCAGCAGACCAGCTTCTTGAGCTCAACCGAATCTTTATCTATAAGGAATTGGGGTTCACCTTGCCACAAATTATACAGTTGCTTCGCGAAGATATTACATTGGAGCATATTCAAGGGATGTTTAAGCTGAAAAAAAGTGAAATCCAGCATATTATCGATATGGAACAAGCCAAGATCGCCCGGATTGAGGAGCGTATGCAGCTTATAGAAAGAGAGGGGCAAGTGGAAACAGGACAAGAAATCAGGATCAAAGCAGAAGGTGCTCAACCGTTTCTTTCTTTGAAAGCGCGCGGGAGAGAAGAAGACATTCCAGATCTCTTTCGTACATTTAATCAATTATTAACAAAGGAAACTCGCCAATTGGCTCAAAGTCCCCAGGTCGTTTTGTGGAATGAAATAGACGAACAAGAGGATGAGTTTGAATTTGAAGTCGGTTATTTTTTAACCCGGGAGCTTCCATTATCTCCAGATACATTTCAACTACGGACTCTTCCTCCTGAGCCGATGATGGCCACAATGGCCTTTCATTCGGATTCTACCTTTGCTTGTACAGCCTGTGCTGATTTAGCTAAATGGATTGAGAAAAATAACTATCAGATCAAGGAAAACGAACCTGGCAGGGAAATATATTTACCGTTATCTACAAAACAAGATGCACAATTCATAGAAATACAAATTCCAATAATAAATAGATAA
- the nhaC gene encoding Na+/H+ antiporter NhaC produces the protein MDRQLNFSKSIILIVFILAALFVSIFLLKAEPHLPLLATTVGTATLLRLFGFTWKKLESAIIQGIQTAIMPILILSLIGILIAVWMMSGTVPTILYYGMDYIEPHYFAVSALYVTIVVSMFTGSSFTTVSTIGVALMGIALTTGVSPVLAAGAIICGACFGDKMSPLSDTTNFAPAVAGISLFTHIRNMVYTTVPALVVTTVFFLLAPKTNTIDLSSIQQIKLALHDGFHIHWLTLISPLAVIACSIKRIPIIPTLVVGIVTGLLLTALIQHQTAIDVWFSVMQSGYKSSIANETVASIVNRGGLQSMMWSVSLILIALSLGGLLQHCGVIEAFFRKVIQPLKRNSSIVLMTGASSIAVNGMTGEQYLSILLPGQMFKDEYTRRDIPAKTLSRTLEDCGTLVNPLIPWGVSGAFFASTLGVPVIEYAPYATFLWLSPLFTFAYALIPKLQRNSLGKDKVISK, from the coding sequence ATGGACCGACAGCTTAATTTCTCAAAAAGCATCATTCTCATCGTCTTTATTCTAGCAGCTCTATTTGTATCGATCTTTCTCTTAAAAGCGGAACCGCATCTCCCACTTCTCGCAACAACCGTTGGCACAGCCACTCTATTGCGCTTATTCGGCTTTACTTGGAAGAAGCTCGAATCCGCCATCATTCAAGGTATTCAAACGGCCATTATGCCGATTCTCATCCTCTCGCTCATCGGTATTCTGATCGCCGTATGGATGATGAGCGGTACGGTACCGACGATTTTATACTATGGTATGGATTATATTGAACCGCATTATTTTGCAGTGAGCGCGTTATATGTCACCATCGTCGTCTCAATGTTCACCGGAAGCTCGTTCACTACAGTCAGTACGATCGGCGTCGCCTTAATGGGAATTGCTTTAACGACGGGTGTTTCTCCAGTCCTGGCGGCTGGAGCGATCATCTGTGGGGCTTGTTTTGGTGACAAAATGTCGCCATTATCCGATACGACGAATTTTGCTCCTGCGGTGGCTGGCATATCCTTATTCACACATATTCGTAACATGGTATACACAACGGTTCCGGCGCTTGTCGTGACTACTGTCTTTTTCCTGCTCGCGCCAAAAACCAATACCATCGATTTATCATCGATACAACAAATCAAGCTTGCATTGCATGACGGATTCCATATTCATTGGTTAACGTTGATATCACCTCTTGCTGTTATTGCTTGCTCTATCAAGAGGATTCCGATTATACCGACGCTAGTCGTCGGTATTGTCACCGGACTTCTATTGACCGCCTTGATTCAGCACCAGACGGCAATTGATGTCTGGTTCAGTGTGATGCAGAGCGGCTATAAGAGCTCTATCGCCAACGAAACGGTCGCTTCCATCGTAAACCGCGGCGGCTTGCAATCTATGATGTGGTCCGTATCTCTGATCTTAATCGCTTTATCATTAGGAGGATTGTTACAGCATTGCGGCGTCATCGAAGCCTTCTTCCGTAAAGTCATTCAACCACTGAAGCGTAACAGCAGTATTGTCCTCATGACAGGTGCATCATCTATTGCGGTAAACGGCATGACCGGCGAGCAATATCTCTCTATCCTTTTGCCCGGTCAAATGTTCAAGGATGAGTATACCCGTAGAGATATTCCAGCGAAGACCCTGTCCCGTACGCTGGAAGATTGCGGTACGCTCGTTAACCCATTGATTCCATGGGGCGTCAGCGGTGCCTTCTTCGCATCTACACTTGGTGTTCCGGTTATCGAATATGCACCCTATGCAACCTTCTTGTGGTTAAGCCCACTATTCACGTTTGCCTATGCCTTAATACCAAAATTGCAGAGGAATTCGCTTGGTAAGGATAAAGTGATTTCAAAATAA
- a CDS encoding nuclear transport factor 2 family protein yields the protein MISEKSKDIIENYIGAYNSFDIEIMVKLLHQEILFRNFSNGEINTETRGIQEFRELAEKSAKIFSSRCQTVTDYSAADDKAEVQIDYEAILAVDLPNGLKVGDKIQLKGKSVYGIHEGKISLIEDFS from the coding sequence ATGATTAGTGAAAAAAGCAAAGATATCATTGAAAATTATATTGGGGCCTACAATTCATTTGATATTGAAATTATGGTTAAACTCCTGCATCAAGAGATCCTGTTTAGGAATTTTTCCAACGGCGAAATAAACACTGAGACCAGAGGAATACAAGAGTTTAGAGAACTGGCAGAAAAGTCGGCAAAGATTTTCTCAAGTCGTTGTCAGACAGTTACTGACTATAGTGCTGCTGACGACAAAGCAGAAGTACAGATTGATTATGAGGCAATACTGGCTGTTGATTTGCCTAATGGATTAAAGGTTGGGGATAAGATTCAATTAAAAGGGAAGTCTGTATATGGGATTCATGAAGGGAAAATATCATTAATTGAAGATTTCAGTTGA
- a CDS encoding alpha/beta fold hydrolase, whose protein sequence is MRDYEIYELGDVLLQSGDTLPHAVLAYKTYGTLNAEKNNVIVYPTWFAGQHTDNEWLIGPGKALDPEKYFIIIPNMLGNGLSSSPSNTPPPYHQANFPQVSIYDNVRLQHQLVTQKFGITKIALVVGWSLGAVQTFQWGASYPDMVKRIAPFGGAAKTRPHAKVVFEGMIAALQADSAWKNGFYTQQPKAGLAAMGRVYAPWGFSQAYYLEQLYQQEGYHTLEEYLVDYWDQVFLTFDANDLITMLRTGITGDISANPAYDGDFELALSRITARALVMPGSTDLFFPPQDNKYEAQHMPNAFFLPIESKWGHCAGIGQHEPDSEFIDKNLKMFLLE, encoded by the coding sequence ATGAGAGATTATGAAATTTATGAACTGGGGGACGTTCTGCTGCAATCCGGTGACACCCTGCCACATGCCGTTCTCGCCTACAAAACCTACGGAACGCTAAATGCAGAAAAAAACAATGTGATTGTGTACCCCACCTGGTTTGCAGGCCAGCATACCGATAATGAATGGTTAATTGGACCTGGCAAGGCACTGGACCCGGAAAAGTATTTTATCATCATCCCTAATATGTTGGGCAATGGATTATCCTCCTCGCCAAGCAATACGCCCCCGCCCTATCATCAAGCTAATTTTCCGCAGGTTTCGATTTATGATAATGTGCGGCTGCAGCATCAACTGGTTACCCAGAAGTTTGGCATTACGAAAATCGCCCTCGTCGTAGGCTGGTCACTCGGAGCCGTACAGACCTTTCAGTGGGGAGCAAGCTATCCCGATATGGTGAAGCGAATCGCTCCATTCGGAGGGGCTGCCAAGACCCGGCCACATGCAAAGGTTGTATTTGAAGGAATGATCGCTGCCCTTCAGGCAGATTCTGCTTGGAAGAATGGCTTTTACACGCAGCAGCCCAAAGCGGGATTGGCAGCCATGGGTCGAGTCTATGCTCCTTGGGGCTTCTCCCAGGCTTATTATCTGGAGCAGCTCTATCAGCAAGAGGGCTACCACACACTGGAGGAATATCTCGTGGATTACTGGGATCAAGTGTTTTTGACCTTTGACGCCAATGACCTGATCACCATGTTGCGTACCGGAATCACCGGCGACATTAGCGCAAATCCGGCGTATGACGGCGATTTTGAACTTGCATTAAGCAGGATTACAGCACGGGCATTGGTCATGCCGGGAAGCACGGACCTTTTCTTTCCTCCCCAGGATAACAAATATGAGGCACAACATATGCCAAATGCGTTCTTCCTCCCGATTGAATCGAAGTGGGGGCATTGCGCAGGCATCGGACAGCATGAACCAGATTCGGAATTTATAGATAAAAACCTAAAAATGTTCTTGCTTGAATGA
- a CDS encoding MFS transporter, whose translation MKNNLIIYVLALAVFLIGTIEYIITGVIEMIAVDLGVTTSEVGLLVTVFALAAAIVAPILIALTINVDRKKLLMVTLSVFIASNGLMFVNLSYEAVLWVRIIQGASGGIATVVAMAVATRLVEKERRGRAIGIILMGLSSSLVLGVPIGTFFSEMFGWRVLFILIGLLTFLPLLIVYKKVPAIKEDEAVTLRIQLSILKDSKILTALAITLFYIGGYSTLFTYITPFLQATSSLSITEISGILFLAGICSFVGSKIGGQLADAKGSKFTISLGLLLQGATLLLFALAGVNLFVLILVLMIFMLATWSISPAQQLFLVTLVPRNPDIALSVNTSFIQFGFALGSGLGGLVISRTSVLNLNWVGLAAVSIALLLAILLFKKMSSGIGTPIVTKEK comes from the coding sequence TTGAAAAATAACCTGATCATCTATGTCCTGGCACTAGCTGTTTTTCTGATCGGAACCATTGAATACATTATTACAGGAGTCATTGAAATGATCGCCGTGGACTTGGGAGTAACTACTTCTGAAGTTGGGTTATTGGTGACTGTATTTGCTCTCGCAGCGGCCATTGTCGCTCCAATTCTGATCGCCCTAACGATAAATGTGGATCGCAAGAAGCTGCTCATGGTTACCCTTAGTGTGTTCATTGCCAGCAACGGACTGATGTTTGTGAACCTTTCTTACGAAGCCGTACTATGGGTACGAATTATTCAAGGGGCTAGTGGAGGAATCGCTACGGTGGTAGCTATGGCAGTAGCTACTCGACTGGTTGAAAAAGAAAGAAGAGGCCGTGCTATCGGCATTATTTTGATGGGACTCAGCAGCTCGCTCGTACTGGGTGTTCCGATTGGCACATTTTTTAGCGAGATGTTTGGATGGAGAGTTTTGTTTATTTTGATCGGTTTATTAACTTTTCTTCCATTGCTTATCGTCTATAAAAAGGTTCCGGCAATCAAAGAAGATGAAGCAGTTACCCTCAGGATACAACTCTCCATTTTAAAAGATTCAAAAATTCTGACTGCACTGGCTATTACTTTATTTTATATCGGTGGCTACTCTACGCTATTTACTTATATTACGCCTTTTTTGCAAGCCACATCTTCTCTTTCCATAACTGAAATTAGTGGCATTCTATTCCTGGCGGGAATTTGCAGCTTCGTCGGATCAAAAATAGGTGGGCAATTAGCAGATGCAAAGGGATCGAAATTCACAATTTCTCTCGGGCTCCTGTTACAAGGAGCAACTCTCCTTTTATTCGCTCTAGCCGGTGTCAATCTCTTTGTATTGATCTTGGTTTTAATGATCTTTATGTTAGCAACTTGGAGTATTTCACCTGCCCAGCAGCTATTTCTGGTTACTCTGGTACCTCGAAATCCGGACATTGCCTTAAGCGTAAATACTTCCTTCATCCAATTTGGTTTTGCGCTGGGATCTGGATTAGGCGGGCTTGTCATCAGCCGTACATCAGTCCTGAATTTGAATTGGGTAGGTTTGGCTGCTGTAAGCATAGCCTTACTTCTTGCGATCTTGCTATTCAAAAAAATGAGCAGTGGGATTGGAACCCCTATTGTTACTAAAGAAAAATGA
- a CDS encoding LysR family transcriptional regulator, producing the protein MELRQLKTFHTLASTLNFSRAAEVQNYVPSTVTMQMKALEEELGVKLVDRLGKKVILTDAGRSFLRYVDNILGELEEAQYAVKQSGEVTGTVVISADETLCTYRLPAVLRRFRLRYPGIRLMFRPLANPNLKQSLREGGADIIFMLDEDKGETGFCGEKMLDEPFYVLAAPDHPLAARTALTIEDFNGETFLLTEKGCSYRTFFERSLSQKGMGGITELEFNSAEAIKQCAKIGMGIAILPEMAVIAEVNRGELVPLPWDLTATSFATQMFWHEEKWISPAIEAFLNLTRDTFLKNSTL; encoded by the coding sequence ATGGAATTGCGCCAACTAAAGACCTTTCATACGCTTGCTTCCACACTCAACTTTAGCCGCGCTGCAGAAGTGCAAAACTATGTTCCCTCAACGGTTACGATGCAGATGAAGGCTTTGGAGGAAGAACTGGGTGTCAAGCTGGTGGACAGATTGGGTAAAAAAGTGATCCTGACCGATGCGGGGAGAAGTTTTCTGCGCTATGTCGACAACATATTGGGTGAGCTTGAAGAAGCACAGTATGCAGTCAAGCAATCTGGCGAGGTGACGGGTACGGTGGTCATAAGTGCGGATGAAACTTTGTGTACATATCGGCTGCCGGCTGTGCTGCGCCGGTTTCGCTTGCGCTATCCGGGGATTCGGCTGATGTTTCGACCGTTGGCTAATCCGAACCTCAAACAGAGCTTGCGGGAAGGGGGCGCGGACATTATTTTCATGCTGGATGAGGACAAGGGTGAGACCGGATTTTGCGGAGAAAAAATGCTGGATGAGCCCTTTTATGTATTGGCAGCGCCCGATCATCCTTTGGCTGCACGTACTGCGCTAACCATTGAAGATTTTAATGGCGAGACCTTTTTGTTGACAGAGAAGGGATGTTCCTATCGCACTTTTTTTGAGCGAAGTCTTTCACAGAAGGGCATGGGAGGAATTACCGAATTGGAGTTTAACAGCGCAGAAGCCATTAAACAATGTGCGAAAATAGGAATGGGTATCGCCATATTGCCTGAAATGGCCGTGATAGCAGAAGTGAATCGGGGTGAACTGGTTCCGTTGCCGTGGGATTTGACCGCCACATCGTTTGCAACCCAAATGTTTTGGCATGAAGAGAAGTGGATCTCACCTGCGATCGAAGCCTTTTTGAACTTGACCCGAGATACATTTTTGAAAAATAGCACCCTATAA
- a CDS encoding CAP domain-containing protein: MVKFIVLAVLLLVTGCMANNNMTQKQVTPKQTRISNHVHTVAPTPVITQASSTTTSRITTKEAQNGIHSDLLGLIQTPAGNPGEKVPTSTTGQAQEGENDSSQFAQQVLDLVNGERSKAGLSSLSMSEELSNMAMVKAKDMYNNNYFDHNSPTHGSPFDMMKEFGITFNSAGENIAKGQTTPTQVMKDWMNSPGHKANIMNNSYTRIGVAYYNNEWVQEFTG, encoded by the coding sequence ATGGTAAAGTTTATCGTATTAGCAGTATTATTACTGGTGACAGGCTGTATGGCCAATAACAATATGACGCAAAAGCAAGTGACTCCTAAGCAAACAAGAATTTCAAATCATGTTCATACTGTTGCACCAACTCCTGTTATAACACAAGCATCATCAACAACTACATCGAGGATTACAACAAAAGAAGCACAAAACGGAATTCATTCGGATTTGTTGGGTCTGATTCAAACACCGGCCGGAAATCCTGGAGAAAAAGTCCCGACAAGTACAACAGGACAGGCACAGGAAGGTGAAAACGATTCATCCCAATTCGCACAGCAGGTTCTGGATTTAGTAAATGGAGAAAGGTCCAAAGCAGGATTAAGTTCCCTGAGTATGAGTGAAGAATTGTCAAATATGGCTATGGTTAAGGCAAAGGACATGTACAACAATAATTATTTTGATCATAATTCTCCAACACATGGATCCCCCTTCGATATGATGAAGGAATTCGGGATCACATTCAATTCCGCTGGAGAAAACATCGCAAAAGGGCAAACCACCCCTACCCAGGTTATGAAGGATTGGATGAATAGCCCAGGCCACAAAGCAAATATAATGAATAATAGTTATACCCGTATCGGTGTTGCTTATTATAACAATGAATGGGTCCAAGAATTTACTGGATAA
- a CDS encoding NAD(P)/FAD-dependent oxidoreductase: MRKVIVIGAGILGASTAYQLAKMGAEVFIVDRKDQGQATDAAAGIICPWLSQRRNQAWYQLAKAGARFYPELIKELESEGETDTGYAQVGALCIHDDMEKIRMMEERAYLRKADAPEVGEITRHNEQDTHELFPLLAEGYHSVHISGATRIDGRALRDALVRSAQRNGAVLINGDATIKYQSNRVTGITVGEESYSADKVIVCAGAWANQLLQPLGIDFKVSYQKAQIMHLQVADRQDTGTWPVIMPPTDQYLLSFDNQKIVIGATHENEIEGYDTRVTAGGMQEILNKGLVLAPDLANSTLQEVRVGFRPFTPGFLPVIGAVPGWDDLIAANGLGASGLTMGPFIGSQLAKMALGMDLDINLNDYEIRKAIE; this comes from the coding sequence ATGCGGAAAGTCATCGTCATTGGAGCAGGAATTCTTGGAGCATCGACTGCATACCAGTTAGCAAAAATGGGGGCAGAAGTTTTTATTGTAGACCGCAAGGATCAAGGACAGGCGACGGATGCCGCTGCTGGCATTATCTGTCCTTGGCTATCACAAAGGCGCAATCAGGCATGGTACCAGCTGGCAAAAGCAGGCGCGCGTTTTTATCCAGAGTTGATTAAGGAACTCGAAAGCGAGGGCGAGACAGACACAGGCTATGCTCAAGTTGGTGCGCTTTGTATTCATGATGATATGGAGAAAATCAGAATGATGGAGGAGCGGGCATATCTACGAAAAGCGGATGCACCGGAAGTTGGTGAAATTACAAGGCATAATGAACAAGATACACATGAGTTGTTTCCTTTGTTAGCGGAAGGTTATCATTCCGTACATATTAGCGGTGCCACCCGCATAGATGGTCGTGCACTTCGCGATGCGTTGGTCCGATCAGCACAAAGAAACGGGGCCGTCCTAATCAATGGGGATGCCACGATTAAATATCAGTCAAATCGTGTTACAGGCATAACTGTTGGGGAAGAAAGCTACTCAGCTGACAAAGTCATTGTATGTGCAGGTGCATGGGCAAATCAACTGCTGCAGCCTTTAGGCATTGACTTTAAGGTTAGTTATCAGAAAGCACAAATCATGCATTTACAGGTTGCAGATCGACAAGATACAGGTACATGGCCTGTCATCATGCCGCCTACGGATCAATACTTGCTCTCTTTTGATAATCAGAAAATCGTTATAGGAGCGACTCATGAAAATGAAATCGAAGGGTATGATACAAGGGTAACAGCAGGCGGAATGCAAGAAATACTGAATAAAGGCTTAGTGTTGGCACCTGATTTAGCAAACAGCACTCTTCAGGAAGTAAGAGTCGGCTTTCGTCCGTTTACCCCCGGGTTTCTCCCGGTGATTGGTGCTGTTCCCGGTTGGGATGATCTTATAGCGGCTAACGGACTAGGAGCGTCCGGATTAACGATGGGTCCCTTTATTGGAAGTCAGCTTGCAAAGATGGCACTAGGAATGGATCTGGATATCAATTTAAATGACTATGAAATTCGAAAAGCAATAGAATGA
- a CDS encoding alpha/beta fold hydrolase yields MIRKYYTSQNLKLSYLDNEQEGKPVLICLHGHFGNARYYAGLMEQLKDWHVYSIDQRGHGWSDHAEAGHYEREDYIQDVVVFIQKVANEPVVILGHSLGGINAYQIASRCKDLLVKGLIIEDAGAIEKDNASFASKIVDYAPTLQELGDSLKRFRIYDAKYFLESAVETEHGWSYRFDKNNLSESQKRLNGNWWDDFLNSSCPTLLLHGKKSWVVTQDHIEDMAAKRKNTKFVVFSKSGHTVNLDEPKKYFDMVNQFLDELILSST; encoded by the coding sequence ATGATACGAAAATATTATACTTCTCAAAACCTTAAGCTTTCTTATTTGGATAATGAACAAGAAGGCAAGCCCGTTCTGATTTGCTTGCATGGGCATTTTGGTAATGCGAGGTACTATGCAGGATTGATGGAACAATTAAAAGATTGGCATGTATATAGCATCGACCAAAGAGGGCATGGCTGGAGTGATCATGCAGAAGCAGGACACTATGAAAGAGAAGATTATATTCAAGATGTAGTGGTGTTTATTCAAAAGGTTGCCAATGAACCTGTCGTCATTTTAGGACACTCTCTTGGTGGAATCAATGCCTACCAAATTGCCTCAAGATGCAAAGACTTGTTGGTAAAAGGCTTGATCATTGAAGATGCGGGCGCGATAGAAAAAGATAATGCTTCATTCGCATCGAAAATAGTTGATTATGCTCCAACTCTACAAGAGTTAGGTGATAGCCTGAAACGATTTAGAATTTATGATGCAAAGTATTTCCTTGAAAGTGCTGTGGAAACTGAACATGGCTGGAGCTACCGATTCGATAAAAATAATTTGTCTGAATCACAAAAGAGGTTAAACGGCAACTGGTGGGATGATTTCTTAAATTCGTCATGCCCGACGTTACTACTTCATGGAAAGAAATCATGGGTTGTGACTCAAGATCATATAGAAGATATGGCCGCAAAGAGAAAAAATACGAAATTCGTTGTATTTAGTAAAAGTGGTCATACTGTTAACCTGGATGAGCCCAAAAAGTATTTTGACATGGTTAATCAGTTTTTAGATGAACTAATCCTAAGCAGCACTTAA
- a CDS encoding DinB family protein, with translation MYRKVEDFILDWNESVAGTVSVFNAMSDNKLDQAIVEGHSTLGWLAWHLTNAPVFLSKFAGFEIPLVGNPKEVPTSVKTIVEAYEIMAQALSNAVSNTSDEALLEEVAAFGSTTTRSQILRKIVDHQTHHRGQMTVLLRQAGLPVPGVMGPTREQH, from the coding sequence ATGTATCGTAAAGTGGAAGATTTTATCCTGGACTGGAATGAATCAGTTGCTGGGACAGTTAGTGTGTTTAATGCAATGTCAGATAACAAGCTAGACCAAGCCATCGTAGAGGGACATAGTACACTTGGTTGGTTAGCATGGCATTTAACAAATGCCCCTGTATTTTTATCTAAATTTGCAGGTTTTGAAATCCCCCTAGTCGGCAACCCAAAAGAAGTACCAACTTCTGTCAAGACAATTGTAGAGGCATATGAAATAATGGCTCAGGCTTTATCAAATGCTGTAAGTAACACATCAGATGAGGCATTATTAGAAGAAGTCGCTGCATTTGGTAGTACGACAACACGTAGTCAAATTTTACGTAAAATTGTTGACCATCAGACACATCATCGTGGTCAAATGACCGTCTTATTACGTCAAGCAGGTTTACCTGTTCCTGGTGTAATGGGTCCAACAAGAGAACAGCATTAA
- a CDS encoding VanZ family protein, with the protein MEVKLRKTLFVGTILYTFLILYFLFFAFNRIEHQTSEYGYTFMLIPEGVPLRFPNLYDLSFSWIYSFGNIAAFIPFGILIPLLYRTRFVKFISVFVLVILVLETLQALTYLGSFDVADVMSNTLGATIGFCAYKVGFSSKISWKKIITSGLTVVVLLIGIMGISEMIDYAIEKREGPIQALHDVKEVTGSMPLTENLPSLTVAGKGIEPKMNVYSSEGELSKKYTYILGNKKDVLFYSYYGIPDKGEVEIIVDGQKIAQLNAQLNDQYYQEAEGLVDRHFEKINEITIIVSGNAKLWDVGFSEMKHWWE; encoded by the coding sequence ATGGAAGTGAAATTACGGAAGACCCTCTTTGTAGGAACCATTTTGTACACGTTTTTAATATTATATTTTTTGTTTTTTGCTTTTAATAGAATAGAACATCAAACCAGTGAGTATGGATACACATTTATGCTTATTCCAGAAGGTGTTCCGCTTCGTTTTCCAAACCTGTATGACCTATCATTTTCGTGGATTTATAGCTTTGGAAACATCGCCGCTTTTATCCCTTTTGGCATATTAATACCCTTGTTATATCGCACACGTTTTGTGAAGTTCATATCCGTATTTGTCTTGGTTATTCTCGTTTTGGAAACACTGCAAGCTTTAACATATCTTGGTTCCTTTGATGTAGCTGATGTCATGTCAAATACGTTAGGTGCAACTATAGGGTTTTGCGCATACAAGGTAGGGTTTTCTTCGAAAATTTCTTGGAAAAAGATCATAACTTCGGGGTTAACTGTTGTTGTTCTATTGATCGGAATCATGGGAATCTCTGAGATGATTGATTATGCTATAGAGAAAAGAGAAGGTCCTATTCAAGCTTTACATGATGTGAAAGAAGTTACAGGAAGCATGCCTTTGACAGAAAATCTTCCTAGTCTCACCGTAGCAGGCAAGGGAATAGAGCCCAAAATGAACGTTTATAGCAGTGAAGGTGAATTAAGCAAAAAATACACCTACATCCTAGGGAACAAAAAAGATGTATTGTTTTATTCCTATTACGGTATTCCCGACAAGGGTGAAGTTGAAATAATCGTAGATGGGCAAAAAATAGCTCAGTTAAATGCTCAGTTAAATGACCAATATTATCAAGAGGCAGAGGGTTTGGTGGATCGGCATTTTGAGAAGATAAATGAAATTACGATTATAGTTTCCGGGAACGCTAAGCTGTGGGACGTTGGATTCAGTGAAATGAAGCACTGGTGGGAATGA